A window of Nostoc sp. TCL26-01 genomic DNA:
GTAAGCGAATATAATTCAGCGCTTTATCGACATTCTCATCCTCATACCCCAAATCAATGCAGTCTGCCGAGAAAAACTGCTCCAGATCAACTAGAGTCGGGGTGTTCGCCCAAGCTGCTGAACCTAACCCTTCTGTTTTGGCCGACTCAAAACGGCGTTGAATTTCTGGATGATCGTAAAATGCCTTTGTCCCTAACGGAATTAACGATTCAATTGTTTGAGCGAGAAAACCGTCAAACTGTTGTGAACCTAAAACCAACTGCAAGACGATGAGATTTACATCATTACGATGGGCTTTTACTCTATCTTCTCTTTGCTCTAATGGGGTTTTTGATAAATCTAGTGGCTGGACAAGATTGTTCGATTGTTTGGAAATGTCAAAGTAAAAACCGTTGTAGTAAGGGGTAAAATCGCCAAACGTGCCTGAGCCATCGTCATTTGGCAAGTCAATCATCAAAACTGACATATCCAATGCCAAACAATCGGCAATAATTGATGACACTAGAACTGATTTTCCACTTCCCGTTGTCCCAATCACCATCATGTTTTTGGTTCTGGACAAATCAATCTTGACTGGTGAGTGTCCCTCATCGGAGATTAACTCAAATCCCTGGGTGTCAGCAGAGGCTGTCTGCACCGCCGGAGTCAAGCCAATCACTTCACTGGCAAAAAATGATGTTCTCCTGTTATATGGACTTGTTAGTTGTGGTCTTTGCCTCAACAGCAAAGTTTCTAACCAAATCAGCCATGTATATTGCATCTCACGGCTTAATTCCGCAGGTTGGTTCACATAACCTGAAATCAACCTGCAAGCATCGTCTATTTCTTCTGGACTGTCTCTATAAACCAAGATAATCAGTGCGACGTTTTCTGGCACATCACCCGTGTATAGTTGCTTTTGGGCATTCACAGACCACTCAGTGTTAATCTGTGATGCTACGTCGATAGTTTTTCGACTGGCACTGATCTGGGCATTGCGAGATCGCCTTGTAATCAACTGCTGAGTTAACCGCACTATTTTCTGGTCGGCTGGGCTAATCTCTGTAATTATCTCGATATCATAAATAATCTCCCTGGCGAATATATTCCACAGAAATCGCACTTGCGCCGTTGTCGAGACAAACGCCTCTGGTTTTTGTGTGAGCGTTAACACTCCCACATATTTCTGACCATTTTTTGGCGTGGAGAGACATACCCATTTGCGATCTGCAAAGGGAATGCCATTATTTAACAGCACAGATGTTATGTGAGCCGCATCTATATATTGCCCTGGTGATGGCAAAGACTCATGGAATTCTTCTGTCAGCTTTCCATCACTAAAAACTAAAGTATGAGGGACTTTTACTGGTTTTGCTCCTACTTGTAATGATAATCCCTGCCACAATTCCTTTTCAGATTTCGGGGAGGGATTTAAACCCATTGACGACAAGATTTGTTGATGTCTGAGTGATACATTTATCGCTTTCTCCAGAACTTGCATCAAGCTTTTCCTTGTCAGTTCTGTCGCTCCTGTCGGCGTAAATCTTCTTTGGAGAAAATTCGATAAGTTGACTATTGCCCGATCTACTGCATCTCCCGCTTCTGTTCCCCCTGGTTTTACGGTGAATGTTGCGTAAACGTTCAGGGCAATATTTTTTCGCTTTTTCTGTCTTGTTAGTTGTTGGAGCCGAGATACACACCCCCAATCTAAAAACTCACTTTCATCATTTACTGGATTACTTAAACGATGGCGAAAATTTTCTATTACCTCCTCTTCATTGCAAAACGAACTCCAGCGAAATGTATAGCGTTCCCCTTGAGCGAATTCTTTACAACCATTCTCGAATGCTTGGGCGATCGCTTCTACTTGTTCATCTGAATTAAATAATGGGTGAATGCCCCTACAGCTATAACCAAATACTAGCTGCAAAGTATTGTTAGTATCGCCTATCTGCTTTTTACTTAGCAAATAAGCCCCTATTGTATATCCTCCTTTCTTCAATCTCACTAAGGTAGTCAGGTCTAGCAAGTCTTCAAAAGGATTTAATTTTTGGCTTTTAGTTTTACCTTTTTTTAATGCCATAACCTAACTTTTTTGTCTCGGCTTTTCTCTTCTCTATCGGGGAAGTATACTTTATATACCCTCGTGTCCAAAATGGCACATTAGGAAAAATTCTCGACCAAAATAAATATGGTCTTTTTCCCGATAAAATTATGGCTGTCACAGCGAACCAAATGCCAACTAGAATGCTCCATATCATTCCCACACCTAGTGGGAATGCTAAGAAAAATCCTAATCCAAATGACAACATAGAAATCGCAAATTGGAATCCCGTAAAAATTCCAATTTGGGCATTCTTTCCTAATGATTGATTAACTGGCTTAATTTCTTTCTGTCTCATTTAACAAGCTGCTGTCACATTCGCAAACAGAATATTTTGCGCGATAAACAGCACCAAGGTGATGAAAAATATCCCAATCGGTTGTTGCACCATCTGGGTTACTTCTTGTCCTTCCCCTAGAGCATTCGCTACTTTCACCCCAGAAGCTACAAAATACACAAATAGCATTACGGTTATTGCCGCATTTATTACTCCAGGAAGCGCGCTTATTGCGGCATTGGCAGTCCCCGCAGATGCACCACCAAACATACAGGTCAGCGCTACCTGTGCTGGGTCAAACAATCCGAATGCGTGGGCTGGCATTGTTTGTAATACCATAATCAATGCTGTGCCAACTGCATAAATATGATGCTGGTATTTCCGGACTAATCTACCTAAAGCTTTTGCCAAAATTTGAGTATTAGATGCCAAGTTAATTCCTCCTTTTATCTATTGCTTTTTTAGAACCAAAATTTAACAAAACAGAATACATACGTCAGTCGCCAGAATGGGCTAAACGCCCTGCTACCGCGAACGCTTAGAGCGAGTCATCGTTCGCTTTTAGCGTGTCGTAGAGAGCGTCATTTTGAATTGACTTTCTTTTTGATGCTCTTTTTTTAAATTCGTCCTCTATCTCAGCTAAAGTATGTTCTCTGGCCAGCGAACGAATTTCTTGAAGTACCGGGATATGGTATTCGCGTAATTTCGCATAACCATTTATTCCCCCCGTTTTTGGATGGGTGAATCTCAAGAAATCAGGCTCATATTTGCGAGCAATATTGATGTATTCATGTAGTTGCCTTGCTGTAACTGGTGGAATCATTCTAGAAGCAACTTGCGGTCTTGTTAATTCTTCTTTATACGGACAGGAAAAACCTCCCGCTTTCATTTGTTCCGCGAATCTCTTAGAATTTACAAATATAAAAATACCCGCTTTTAACTAGGCGGGCAAGTCTCAAATGCAACTACAAACGAAAAATTTTTTCAACTAATTTCTTAGGTGTTTTGCAAGCCTACACTGTACTGTACTCAGTCAGTATAGGTAGTTGACAGACAAGAATTTAGCTTCTTACCTTGACTTGACCATTTCTCATCTAAAAGACTGCACGCTATGTGAACAACGTTTTGAGGGTTTCGCTTAAACTTTCCTTTCATTCCCCAGCAGCGAACAGTATAGTCACTTTCGTATCCGAGGACAGATGCAAGTTGTTGATAGCTTAATTCCCACTTTTTCTTAAACTCTATTGGGTGCATAGTATTTATTTAGATACTTGCATGATTATTCTCTATTTATAACATAAATTATTTAGTAATTGTCGCTATTTTACATTTTTAAATACTTAAAAATATGAGATTTGTTTATCTTAATTTTCTTATAAATTTTATTAGTTTTTATTAGCTTAATTCTCTTATTTTATCAGGAACAGGGAATAGAGAAAACTATTCCCTGTTCCCTGTTCCCTCTTTAATTCGCCAGCTTTAATTCTTCGCGCCCTTTCGAGTTCACCATCTTCATCAAGTGCTGATTGAGATAGCTTTGAGCCGAGAGGTAGAGACTATCCCAAATCTCTGGATTGCGACAGATTTTGCTTCCTACTGTATTTCCTGCCAATTTCTCCGACACCAAGTATTTCTTGTAATAGTTAGTCCACAAATGTTGCAGGAAATTTTCAGCAAACTCCTCAAACGGTATTATCCAGTTGTACTCTTCATCCAAAAACACCCGATAGGATGCAATAATTGGCAGCGCAATATCCGCCGGCGCACTAAACCCAAACGAATATCTACTGTCAGGTAGAAGCGTATTTTTGCGTGTATCTATTGATGCTAAGTCGTTCACTCCCTTTCTTCTGGGGTTCGTGATATGCTCTTGTATAATTTGAAATAGGCGTTGCTCTAACCACAAAGCTTTGGGCAGTAGCGGTAATAGCTTAGTCAATCTTTCTGTTTCCGCCTCACTCAAGCTGGGTGTGTTGCTCACCGGAGGGTGCTTGGCTCTCTTGTTAGCTTCGGGATTGTATCTGTTTCTGTCCAGGCAGTTTATTAATTTGATTAGATGATTGACATTACACTGCGGATTTTTGGGAGTGCCACTTTGGTTTTGATAGTAGGCGATGCGGAATTTTGTTTCTTGTTCGCGCTCTAGTTTCACTAAAAATTGCTTGATGAAGTTATAGTCACCTCTAGCATTTACTTTGGAGCGAGAATCTACCGGGGCTGTTGTATTTGAAGCCAATGCTATATCTTTGGCTTCATCTTCCGTTAGTCCAATGTGGATTGTTACTTTGACCCTCGCTTTTGTCAGGTCATAATTGTAAATTCTCGCTTGCTCAAAAGCTAAAACTGTATGCCCTCCATTAATAATGCCGTCGCTACCACCTTCACAAGCTTCTAGTACCTCTAGTTCTAGTTCAGTTTTGTTTTTGCTAGGCTTCACCTTGTTTGCACATAGAACTATCCCGCTATGTCGCTCAAAGAATTTTTCGGGTTGAGTCGTCACTGAGTCAAATATTTGTCTGTATGTCGCACTTTTCTTGTTTGGTTCTCTAATGTTTGGTTCTAAAGGTAAGTCTGTTGGAAAAGTATCTACATGGGCAGTTGCAATCATGCAGTGAGCATTGGCACTGACATAGTTGTCTATTTTCAACCGATAAATTTTTGGCATATTTTATTCTTCAACAGCATACACAATTATAATGAATCATCTAGACTGACCTGTACTCAATCTGTGTAGGCGAATGGCGTTTTCATACTGCCAAAACTTCCTTCAAAACATCACACCCATACCTGGCGCAAGTGATCAAGGTTTCAGAAACCTCTTCATTTAGTCTATATGTGACTTACACCATTACACGTAGTATCAGTTGAGTGTAAAGTTGAACTACAGGACATTCGAGAAAGCGGAAAACGCACTGAAATCAGAGCCTTTGATTTTTGGTTTTCACCCGCTGATACAATTCTTCCATTGTTTCAATAAAAGAAGCATCATTATGCCAAAAATCAGGAAAATCTCCTTGTTTCTTAATCAAAATTGCTGACACACTACTGACAGTCGGCACCTCGATAGTTTGTGGCAATCGCTTTGTACCTAACCAAAACTCCCTAACATTTGGCATTTGGCTAAGAGATTGCTTTTCTATCTTCGTATACAGCGAACTAGAAAGTTCTAAAGGCATTTCCTTAGCATTCAGTTCCTCCGACAAAGCTTTTCCTAAAGGAGAATCAGCTAATTTGGCTTGAAGTTCTGCTTTCGATAATCCCCGCAGTTCAAATAACAACCAGGGGTTATTATCTAATTGAGAAGCCACTAAATAGTAAACTCCAGCAATGTGCTTACAAGGATTAGCATAATCTGGACAAGAGCATTTAGTTTTAAAATCCTTACTACTATGGGGCAATAAATGCAATCCTAAAGTAGAGAAAGTATCTTCAATATTTTCTGGGACTTCATTTAGTATTAGTCGAGAAATGGTACTAGCTTTAGAAGAAAGCTTTTGGATAGCTTCATTCCAACGTGTTTTAGCAATAGGTGTAATCTCAATTTCTATATTATAAGTTGGTTCTTTGTAGACTCCAAAATAGGGATTAACCGAACCTCTGACTTTCGCAGTAATTTTATTTAAGTCAATCTCAAAACTTTTAACTTTACCTCCACTAGCATAAGAACGTCCTCTTTTAAGTCGGTTATCATCTGTAAAAGCTTCTAGTGCTTGAATAAAGCGATCGCCCCACCAAGTTCGACTAAATTTAGCCATAATATCTACTCCAAAATTGCACTCTTATTCAATGAAATTAACTGTTTAAAAGCTTCATTATTTAATTCTGTGAGCCAAGATTCATCACTACCAACAACAGCATTAGAGAGTTTTTTCTTATCTTCAATCATTTGGTCAATTCTCTCTTCTAGAGTCCCAATGGCAACAAATTTATGCACAAAGACATTCTTTTTCTGTCCAATACGGAAAGCACGGTCAGTTGCTTGGTCTTCAACTGCTGGGTTCCACCAACGGTCAAAGTGAAAAACATGATTGGCTTTCGTCAGGGTGATACCTACACCCCCTGCTTTCAAGGAAAGGATAAAAACTGATGGTTCTGTATTAGGGTCTTGAAATTCGGTAATCATTTGTTCCCGACGTGGGCGACTGGTACCACCATGCAAGTAGTAAGTATTGCAATGCAGACTATGTTTGAGATGTTTTTCAATTTTTTCACCCACTTCCGTAAATTGACTAAAAATAAGTAAACTTTCTCCTTCAGAAACTGCCTCCTCAACCATCTCTGCTAAACGACTGAGTTTGTGAGATCTCAGGGGTGAAAATTCACTGCCATCTTGCAAAAACTGTGCTGGATGATTACAAATCTGCTTCAATTTCATCAGGGTGGAAAGAATCAATCCTTTGCGTTGAATTCCCTCTACTGCTTCTAATTGTTTTTCTACATCCTTGACAACCACTTCATAAAGCGATGCTTGTTCTTGAGTCAGGTTGGTGTAGAGTTTTTGTTCAACTTTATCTGGCAAGTCATTGATAATAGATTGGTCAGTTTTTAACCTTCGCAAAATTAGAGGTTCTACCAGTTTTTTCAAGGTAGCTGATTTTACGCGGTCATTGTCTTTTTGAATTGGAGTCTCGAAGATTTTACGAAACTGGGCTTCTTTGCCCAAGTAACCAGGATTGAGAAAGTTAAAAATTGACCACAAATCCAGTAAGCGGTTTTCTACAGGAGTACCAGTCAATGCCAGTCGGTGTTTAGCTCTTAGTTTGAGAATAGCTTTAGTTTGGGCAGCTTTGGGATTTTTAATATTTTGTGCCTCATCCAGTACTAAACGTTGCCACTCAATACTGCTCAATAGCTTTTCATCTTTGCGAACTAGAGTAAATGAGCTAATGACTACATCGTTTTGTTGACAAGCAGCTTGAAAATCAGCCAGATTTTGCAGGCGATCGCTACCATGATGCACTATGGTTTTTAAATGAGGCGCAAATTTGGCAATTTCCTTCTGCCAGTTGCCAACAACAGAAGTAGGGGCAATTAATAGTGTGGGTAAGGGAGATAAGGAAGTAATTTCTTCCCCTGCTCCAAGAGCTTCGTACAACTCCTTCTCCTGCACTAATCGGGCAATCACCTGCACGGATTTACCTAAACCCATATCGTCTGCCAAACAGCCATTTAATCCCAAATGTTCCAGATATTGTAGCCAGGAAACACCACGCTTTTGATATTCTCGGAGCGTACCTTGCAGATTTAGCTGTTCAGAAATCGGCTCTAAGCGACTTTTATCTTGCAGGTTCGCTATCATCTCTGACAAAGCTTTGTCATGTTCAATTTCCCAGTCTTCTCCAGCTTCGGCACTGCGCTGCAGAAACTCCAGCAAGTTCATCTGGGGTTGTTCCTCGCCGTGGGACTGCCAGAATTCGAGTAGTTGCTGCATTTTATCCCGGTCTAATTCCATCCATTGACCGCGAAAATGAACCAGAGGAGTTTTAGCATTAATCAGTTGTTCCCACTCCTGTGGTGTGACAGCTTGCTCTCCAATTGCTAACTCATACTGATATTCCACCAGTGAATCTAAGCCGAAATAGCTTTTTGTTTCTCCTTTAGTTGCAGCAAGTTTGCGACCCGATGCTTTGAGGCGAATTTTGGCGCGACGACGACCTGCGGGAGTATACCAAGTAGGTACAATTACTTTGAATCCTGAATCTTCTAACACCCAAGCACTTTCTTGAAGGAAGTCAAATGCTTCTTCTAAGGTAAGTTGCATTGCGATTGGACTCGCTGTTTCCAACCCTTGCCACAGTTTGGGATACATCCGGGCTGCATACCCCAAATTCAGCAGTAAATTTGTTTCAAAATCTTTGCCAAAATCTTTATGTACACCAGTTTTGGTTTTTTGATTCATTGTCCAGTAGTCTGCTAACGCCAACTTCAAGGATGGGTCTTGTTTACTAGCTACTAGAAATTGAATTTGCCAATTGTCTATTTGTTCGTCAGAAGGAGAGTGTAACTGGAAGCACAGATGAAAAGGTGAATCAGCTTGAGTGCGGGTAATTTTGGTTTTCCACACCAACCATTGCCGATATTCTGACAGGGCAGTATTTATTGTTAGTGGGTTATGCTGACGAGGATAAAAGCAAGATTCAATGAGAGAATCAGCAATTTGTTTGTCAAAAGCGGCTGTAGATGGAGTGTGAGTCACTAAATCGTCAAGTACAAATTCCGAAAAGTGACGCAATAGTGTTTCTTTGTCAAAAAACTCAATCTGATTGCTAGTTGTTGCTGCACCTGCCACACAAATCAGTGGCATATATTCAATATATTTAGCAATATTTTGTTCATATTGCTCAGAAATAATTGCCCAGGTGGCATAAATTTCAAATGCTGCTTGCTCAGTCTGTTTTTTGCCTTTTTTCTTGGGATTTTCGCTTGCTAACTGCCGATATTTTAGTGCAGGAATAAATTGGTCTTTGAGGATTATTTGTTTAAAACTTTGAGTGTAATGATACCAAAAGAATAAATCTGAACCAATTTGAAACTTCTCGGCATTATGTATTGCTAAAAAATGGATATCTTTGAGGAGCTTGATAATATTAAGTGTTGTTTCATTCTTGACAGTTACCACTGTTTCATAACAATCTACTTGCCAATATTGAAATTCTTCGTAGCTGTCGGTCAACTCAATCTCTAAGTACTTGATTAATTCTGGTGAAGGTAGAGGTTGATTATTCGCAGTTGGTAAAGCAAAGTATTTTGCAGATACGCGCTGGCTTAATTGGGAAGATGGTTCTTTGATTCCCAATTCTTGGACTAAAAAGTTGATTAACTCGTCTTTTGCTAGATGTCCCGGATGAATTTGTTGACTATTGGTGTGAGTTTTTGGGAATACAGGAGTTTCTACCCACAAGTAAAAAGACCCTGACTGAATAAAGTCAGTTTCCTCGTTTGCTATCCAGGTGCCATGAAGTATTCTCATGCTTCCAATACTGCGTTAGCATCATCATAGTCTACATTAGCTAAATTATCAGATCCAAAGACCCGCGATCGCTTATGCAAGTTATATTTGATCTGCCTGATGATGTTGTTTCTCAGCTATACCCCCTGGAGGACAAGCTGCCACAAATATTAGAGTTGGGGTTACGAGAACTTAATGCCATCACCCAGAGCGAATTTTCAGGTGTAGCTGAAGTTCTGGAATTTCTAGCCAACCTCCCCACTCCCGAAGCCATTATTGCCCTACGTCCCTCACTCGCTCTACAAGCTCAGATATCTGCCCTGCTTGAGAAAAATCGGACGGTGGGTTTGACTCCTACCGAAGAGCAGCTATGGCAAAGCTATCAATACCTGGAGCATGTTGTGAGAATGGCAAAAGCCAGAGCATTCGTCAAACTCCAAGAAATTGACGGGGAATGAGTACAACCTATATCCCTGTAGCTCTGCGAAAACAAGTTTATAACCGGGGAAAAGGCTGCTGTGAGTATTGCCTGATTCCTGATATCACCACCTTTGTTTCTCACGAAATTGACCACATTATTGCTGAAAAACATGGTGGCTTGACTCAATCCGAAAACTTAGCCCTTTCCTGCACTTTATGCAACAAGCGTAAGGGAAGTGATCTTGCATCCATTGATCCAGAAACTGGGAAGATTGTGCCACTGTATCATCCTCGCCAAGACTTATGGCATGAGCATTTTCAACTCAAAGATGCTGAAATTTTACCTTTAACAGCCCAAGGTCGCGTCACAGTTAGCCTATTGCAATTGAATCGTCCTGACAGAGTTGAGGAACGTCTACTTTTTCTACAGGCTGGAATCTTCAAACCATCAGGAACACAACAAGCATAGAAAGCTTGATTTGGTGCTAGGAGCGATAGCTTCTCTACGTTCGCTGCACGAAAGTTAAGCTCCACTAATGCGTTTCCTAATCTGCGTTGCCAGCAGAAACCAGTGCTAGCGGTCAACTTATGGTTTCAATTGTTGGTTCGCGGACTAATTGAAAAATTTTCAACGTAGTTATAGGATTTCTAGCTCCTTATCGAAGTCACAAAGTCAATAGCAGAGGGGGAAGAAATATTAATCGTAGATTATATCGGATAAAAGATAAGGGTTCCTTATTTTGTCTTGGATATGGTATTATTGGTCATTGAAGTCGCAAGTCGAAGGTCGCAAGTCGCAAGTAAGAATAAACAGAAGTAAAAAGGGTAAAAGCAGTGGGTGTAAATGTAGACAGAAGCATTAGTATCACTGACAGAAGTAAAGCGTTTGCGATTAGAATTATCAAAGCTTGTAGCTTTCTTGATGAAAAACCGGGTGTTTGCCGTACCCTTTCTCAGCAACTGTTACGTTCTGGTACAAGTATTGGTGCTAATGTACACGAGTCTCGTTCTGCTCAGTCTGATCGAGATTTTTTGAGATTTTTTGCACAAAATGGAAATAGCTCTTAAGGAAGGACGCGAAACTGAGTACTGGTTAGAAATTTTAATTGAATCTGAAATTGTAGAGAAATCTAAATTTTCTCCGTTACTTCAGGAAGCTAAGGAGATAGTGAGGATACTCATAGCCTCTACTCGCAAAATTAAAGATAAATTGACTGGCAATAAATTTCGTAGCAGGAAGATAGTGGTTGCAAGAGATAAACATTCTTAATTGCGACTTGCGACTTGCGACTTACGACTTCTTTAATAAATGTGGGTTGAAAGAAAGAATCGTGGTAAATAATAATTTAGTTTCTACGAAAATATATTCAAATCTGAATTATCGGTCACAAGCATCTGATACAAATATTGAAGCGGATATATATATGTTCTTTCGCCTGCGGCAACTTTCGCTGACCCAACGCTTAGAAATGTTCATGACTCATGAGCGTGGAATCAAGAAACTTTGCCTGACCGGAATTAAATTTCGGCATCGTGGAGCATCTGTGGAGAAAATTCGTCATGAGTTTATCCGTGCTTTGCTAGCAGAGAAATTTAGGGGTGATTTTCAGCCTCAAGGAAATGATGAAAAAATGTGGATTCAGGATTCTATAACCCTAGCAGCAGAGCTACACCAAATTTTTGAGTCTACTAATATTCCTTACTATGTCAGTGGTGGTGTTGCCGCTTCTTTACACGGAGAGCCACGTTCGACTCGTGATTTAGATTTGGTGATTGAAGTACAACCACAGAAAATCAATTTATTGGTGGCAACACTTGAAAGTGCGGGGTACTATTGTCCAGCAGGTGCAGTTGAGGGGTTGAAGCAAGGAAGTGAACGAATGCTAAATATTACCCATACTGAAACTATTGCTAATGCCGACTTATATCTAAGTGATGTTTCGCCGTTTTCAGTTTCCCAGATGGCGCGTCGCCAATTAATAGACTTAGAAGGAATACCTAAATTTTGGGTGGCTTCGGCAGAAGATACCATTTTACAGAAGTTGTGTTGGGGGAAGGGGAGTCAATCTGAAAAGCAGTGGCGCGATGTGCTGGGAATACTGAAGTTGCAGGCAGAAACTCTGGACTACACATACTTGACACAATGGGCAGAAAGTTTGGATTTGATTGATGATTTCTCTCAAGCATTAACCCAAGCGGGTCTATAATTATTCACTTTCTTTCTTAGGAAAATGCCATCTCCTGATAGTTTAGAAAAAGATTCCTTACCACCAATTAAACTCATACCACTCGAAAATGATCCGGCGGCATCTGACAAGAGTGCTACAAAACTCAGTAGCAGATCCAAAAAGATAACAGCACCCATTGATATTCGGCTTGTCAAAGTACTGGAGTTTTTACGCAGTACCAATCTTGCGCCGAACAGTCGCAAAATGTATGAACGCGAACTCAAGCGATTTTTGGCATGGACGCAACTGCACTATCATGAGTTACGCCCACGTCACCTGGGGTTATACAAGGAATATCTGCGCGATGAAGTAAAAACTGATTCAGGAAAACCCCTATCAAAAAGCAGTATCAATGCTGGGGTTGCTGCGCTCAAAAGCTTCTTTAAATGGATGTGCTACACGTATCCAGACATCATTGCTACTAACCCCACACTGGGGATAAAGCTAGAAAAAGTACCATTGCCACCAGCCCAAAGTCTAACTGACGAACAGATGGAGCGAGTTTGGTCAGCATTAGAATTGCTGGGCGAAACAAGGCAACGGGATACAGCGCTCGTCCACATTCTCAGTCATGGACTCCGCGCTGGGGAAATTATACAGTTAAATGTCGGCTCTTTTGATGGCAAGCTGCTGTTTTTACCTGATACCAAAACTAATGAACCGCGCTTAGTGCCATTG
This region includes:
- a CDS encoding HNH endonuclease — encoded protein: MSTTYIPVALRKQVYNRGKGCCEYCLIPDITTFVSHEIDHIIAEKHGGLTQSENLALSCTLCNKRKGSDLASIDPETGKIVPLYHPRQDLWHEHFQLKDAEILPLTAQGRVTVSLLQLNRPDRVEERLLFLQAGIFKPSGTQQA
- a CDS encoding DEAD/DEAH box helicase — protein: MRILHGTWIANEETDFIQSGSFYLWVETPVFPKTHTNSQQIHPGHLAKDELINFLVQELGIKEPSSQLSQRVSAKYFALPTANNQPLPSPELIKYLEIELTDSYEEFQYWQVDCYETVVTVKNETTLNIIKLLKDIHFLAIHNAEKFQIGSDLFFWYHYTQSFKQIILKDQFIPALKYRQLASENPKKKGKKQTEQAAFEIYATWAIISEQYEQNIAKYIEYMPLICVAGAATTSNQIEFFDKETLLRHFSEFVLDDLVTHTPSTAAFDKQIADSLIESCFYPRQHNPLTINTALSEYRQWLVWKTKITRTQADSPFHLCFQLHSPSDEQIDNWQIQFLVASKQDPSLKLALADYWTMNQKTKTGVHKDFGKDFETNLLLNLGYAARMYPKLWQGLETASPIAMQLTLEEAFDFLQESAWVLEDSGFKVIVPTWYTPAGRRRAKIRLKASGRKLAATKGETKSYFGLDSLVEYQYELAIGEQAVTPQEWEQLINAKTPLVHFRGQWMELDRDKMQQLLEFWQSHGEEQPQMNLLEFLQRSAEAGEDWEIEHDKALSEMIANLQDKSRLEPISEQLNLQGTLREYQKRGVSWLQYLEHLGLNGCLADDMGLGKSVQVIARLVQEKELYEALGAGEEITSLSPLPTLLIAPTSVVGNWQKEIAKFAPHLKTIVHHGSDRLQNLADFQAACQQNDVVISSFTLVRKDEKLLSSIEWQRLVLDEAQNIKNPKAAQTKAILKLRAKHRLALTGTPVENRLLDLWSIFNFLNPGYLGKEAQFRKIFETPIQKDNDRVKSATLKKLVEPLILRRLKTDQSIINDLPDKVEQKLYTNLTQEQASLYEVVVKDVEKQLEAVEGIQRKGLILSTLMKLKQICNHPAQFLQDGSEFSPLRSHKLSRLAEMVEEAVSEGESLLIFSQFTEVGEKIEKHLKHSLHCNTYYLHGGTSRPRREQMITEFQDPNTEPSVFILSLKAGGVGITLTKANHVFHFDRWWNPAVEDQATDRAFRIGQKKNVFVHKFVAIGTLEERIDQMIEDKKKLSNAVVGSDESWLTELNNEAFKQLISLNKSAILE
- a CDS encoding SWIM zinc finger family protein — protein: MAKFSRTWWGDRFIQALEAFTDDNRLKRGRSYASGGKVKSFEIDLNKITAKVRGSVNPYFGVYKEPTYNIEIEITPIAKTRWNEAIQKLSSKASTISRLILNEVPENIEDTFSTLGLHLLPHSSKDFKTKCSCPDYANPCKHIAGVYYLVASQLDNNPWLLFELRGLSKAELQAKLADSPLGKALSEELNAKEMPLELSSSLYTKIEKQSLSQMPNVREFWLGTKRLPQTIEVPTVSSVSAILIKKQGDFPDFWHNDASFIETMEELYQRVKTKNQRL
- a CDS encoding helicase HerA domain-containing protein, producing MALKKGKTKSQKLNPFEDLLDLTTLVRLKKGGYTIGAYLLSKKQIGDTNNTLQLVFGYSCRGIHPLFNSDEQVEAIAQAFENGCKEFAQGERYTFRWSSFCNEEEVIENFRHRLSNPVNDESEFLDWGCVSRLQQLTRQKKRKNIALNVYATFTVKPGGTEAGDAVDRAIVNLSNFLQRRFTPTGATELTRKSLMQVLEKAINVSLRHQQILSSMGLNPSPKSEKELWQGLSLQVGAKPVKVPHTLVFSDGKLTEEFHESLPSPGQYIDAAHITSVLLNNGIPFADRKWVCLSTPKNGQKYVGVLTLTQKPEAFVSTTAQVRFLWNIFAREIIYDIEIITEISPADQKIVRLTQQLITRRSRNAQISASRKTIDVASQINTEWSVNAQKQLYTGDVPENVALIILVYRDSPEEIDDACRLISGYVNQPAELSREMQYTWLIWLETLLLRQRPQLTSPYNRRTSFFASEVIGLTPAVQTASADTQGFELISDEGHSPVKIDLSRTKNMMVIGTTGSGKSVLVSSIIADCLALDMSVLMIDLPNDDGSGTFGDFTPYYNGFYFDISKQSNNLVQPLDLSKTPLEQREDRVKAHRNDVNLIVLQLVLGSQQFDGFLAQTIESLIPLGTKAFYDHPEIQRRFESAKTEGLGSAAWANTPTLVDLEQFFSADCIDLGYEDENVDKALNYIRLRLQYWQASSIGDAICKPSTFETDSKLITFALTNLQSGKDAEVFGMSAYIAASRQSLSSPNSVFFMDEASVLLRFPALSRLVGRKCATARKSGCRIILAAQDVISIAKSEAGEQILQNMPLRLIGRIVPGASGSFSDLLGIKREIIDNNESFTPNIQQLYTLWLLDYNNKYTRCRYYPSYPLLALVANSREEQATRDLFKERYKNKFEWVAEFSKYYVDCIKQGKPL
- a CDS encoding four helix bundle protein yields the protein MEIALKEGRETEYWLEILIESEIVEKSKFSPLLQEAKEIVRILIASTRKIKDKLTGNKFRSRKIVVARDKHS
- a CDS encoding AIPR family protein encodes the protein MPKIYRLKIDNYVSANAHCMIATAHVDTFPTDLPLEPNIREPNKKSATYRQIFDSVTTQPEKFFERHSGIVLCANKVKPSKNKTELELEVLEACEGGSDGIINGGHTVLAFEQARIYNYDLTKARVKVTIHIGLTEDEAKDIALASNTTAPVDSRSKVNARGDYNFIKQFLVKLEREQETKFRIAYYQNQSGTPKNPQCNVNHLIKLINCLDRNRYNPEANKRAKHPPVSNTPSLSEAETERLTKLLPLLPKALWLEQRLFQIIQEHITNPRRKGVNDLASIDTRKNTLLPDSRYSFGFSAPADIALPIIASYRVFLDEEYNWIIPFEEFAENFLQHLWTNYYKKYLVSEKLAGNTVGSKICRNPEIWDSLYLSAQSYLNQHLMKMVNSKGREELKLAN
- a CDS encoding four helix bundle protein; amino-acid sequence: MGVNVDRSISITDRSKAFAIRIIKACSFLDEKPGVCRTLSQQLLRSGTSIGANVHESRSAQSDRDFLRFFAQNGNSS